Genomic window (Mesorhizobium sp. M4B.F.Ca.ET.058.02.1.1):
CGCGGCGACATGGCCGTTGGCGAAGGCGAGGTCACGTGGCGCATCGAGCCCGGAAGCCGGATCGATAAGGCGGCCGCCCTTTATCAGGAGATCGAATTGCATCGGGCAGCCTCCGGTTGTTCTGGTCTCTCTGTCAGAGCGGCCGATAGGCGACGGCCTCGACCTCGATCTTGATGTCGATCATCAGCCGCGACTCGACCGTCGTGCGGGCCGGCGGATGCTTCGGGAAATGCCTGGCATAGACGGTGTTGAAGGTGCCGAAGTCGCGCGCGTCCTCCAGCCAGACCGTCGTCTTGACCACATCGTCCATGGTGCAGCCGGCAAGCGCCAGGGCCGCATTGATGTTCTGAAGCACCTGCTCGGTCTGCTCGACGATGCCACCCTGGACGACCATACCGTCGCTTCCGACCGGCACCTGGCCAGAGACATAGACGAAGTCGCCCGCACGGACCGCGGGGGATAGCGGCACATGCGATGTTCCGAAACACTGCTTGGGCAAGAAATAGCCTCCTGTTCAGACATGGCAGGACTGTTCGGAGTCTGCCGTTGCCGACCCTCTATCCCTATTGGCGCGATCCTCCTAGTGCCGCTGGCTGGAGAGCAATATTTTTCGAGATGGATGTTGCTTTGCTAGAAGTGGATCAGCATGTTGCGCCGCCATGCCGGTCGCGATCCGGGAGAAAGAAAATGACCTTCGACAAGAACCCGTTTCCGGCCGGCGACGCCGATCGTCATGCGCTGTGGGACATGCTGGTGCGGCGCGACATCGACGCCTTTCTCTCGCAGGACTGGTCGATGGTCGAGGACGATTTCGTCGCCGAAAGCTTCTTCGGCATGCATGCGCATTTCCTCAACGACGCGGATGCCTGGCGGCTGCAGTTTCCGACGCTCGCCGCCTATCGCGACGAATGGCTGCGCCAGGCCAAGGAAACCGCAGCGACGAAATTCGCCGAGCCGCTGCGCGAGGCGCTTTTTCGGGTCACCAACATGCGCGACATCGATGTCGACGGCGACCGGGCGGTGCTGCACAAGAAGTTCAACGGTTCCATCGCGAAGGCGGACGGCAGCGTCGACAGGCTGAAGTGGCAAACGCTCTATTTCTGCTCGAAGGTCGGTGGCCGCTGGAAGATAGCGGGCTTCGTCGGCTACATGCCCCACCCGCTGGGGAGCTAGGCTCGCGTCGGAAGCCCTCGACCTACTGCCCTTTGATGCTCTCGGCGATCTCGTGCAGCACCTTGCGGTCGGTCCCGTGCCGCTTGATGAGCGTGCGGGCCTGTTCCGGCGTGATGCCTGCTTCCTCGGCGAAATGCCTGACCTCGTAGTCCTCGTCGCCGGCCACTTGCGAACGGTCGCGGTTGTCGGTCTTCGTCTTGTCGTCGGCCATGACTGCGTTCCTCGTTCAACACGAGATAACGAAAAGGGTCCGGTGGGGTTCCCCGGAACCTCGATTGGGCGCGACCTTCCTGGGCGCCGAGAGTTTCGAGAGTTTTAGGTACGAGTTCCTAGTGGGTCCGATGATCGAAAACCACCGCCATGGTCTTACCAATTGCCGCCATGACAATCAGCTCTACCAGATGGTCGTCGCTGTCGTCGCAAGCCGGGCCGATGCGGCGGATGGCGTCGATCGCCGCCTTGGTCGATATGGTGTCGCCGGCACGGAATCTTGAAAGCGTAGATGAAACAAGTTCTTCGGCCGTCGAGTCGATAGCCGGCACTTTTGGCACGACGCTCATAGGCCTCCTCCTGCCATGAACCTTCACCCAAAAGGATGATACGCCGAATGCTGGTTTCTGCTAGCGAAATGGTGGTCCGACCAGTCACTGGAGACAGCCTGCCGCTATTTCAACCGACCTGTCCTCGATGATCCTCAGATAGGAACGTCATGGACAGGTCGATCCCGATCGCGTGCTTGGGCGGCGCGTCGTTCTCGTCGGGGTTGGGAACCGGGTCCTCGTCCGGAAGCCGCTGCGGCTCCGGCTCTCGCATGGGCTTCGGTTCGGGTAGCGGCGGTGGGGTTGGCATGGGTGTGGGGTCGGGATTGGGAAGAATTGCCGTCATGTGATGTCCCTGCGCTCGGCCTCTCAGGCGCTATCATTCAGGCTCGACGTTAATGGGCGATACAGGCGGAACGGTCGCGCTCGCGTATGGTTCCGATCCGGCCCTACGCGCCGGCCGCGGCATGGGCCGAGCCATGCTCGAAAATGATTCACGACGCAGCCCGTTCGGGGCTTGCCGACCTCCAGCGGCGCCATAATTCCACAAGGGGGTGGGTCATCTGCTGAAACAGGAGGCGGCCGTGAAACACCAGACCGTAGACCAACTCAATGCCGTTGCCGACGTCCATGCCGAGGCGACGTATCTCTTCGCAACCCGCGGCCAGCGCCTCGAACGCTGGGCGCAACTTCTGGAGCAGGATCCCGACCGGCGCCTCGGGGCGCTCGCCGGCACCGAATACACGGCTCCCGACCTGCGCGACAGGATGCGCGCTTCGGGATCGCCGATCACGGTCGCCTTCGAGGATCCGGTCTTTCGCGCTCAGGGCCTGGCCGATGACAGCTACGGCGAAGCCAGGCGCTTCTTCGAGCTGAGCGACTGGCAGTTGCATGAGATCGTCTGCCATTGCCATGTCGGCGCGACGCTGCCGGCCAGATGGGCGGCCTCTCGCGTACGCGCGGCGAACTCGCCGGGATCCGGCTTCTTCGCCTGGCTGCGCGGCGTGTTCATGCACTGACGTAGCAGGCGAGCAGCGCGTCGATGCCGGCTCTGGTTAGACCTCGACCGGAGCCACTCGATCGAGTTAGCGAGATCGCGGCCAATATGGTTCCGCAGTTGATTGCGGTCGTCGGTCGGGTCGGCGCCTTCCCCCGGGGCGCTTGTCATGTTGTGGTTTGGATGATCAGCGTCAGCGTGCCATCATAATCGATGTTGGCAGCGACGACCTGCGAGGAGCTGAGCCCGTTGGCCTGCAAGACCGACAGTGCCTGCGGCGAGGCGTCGACTGAACGTTGCAGTTTCAAGAGATCCTCGGCGCTGGTCTCGGTGATCACGGCCTCCGCCTGCGCCTTGATTTCCGCCGGCAGGTCCTCGACCGCCACCAGGGCGATATTGGTGAAATCCTGTGCGGAGAGATCCTGATCGGGCGCCGTCTGGTCCGGCAGCGGCTCTTGCGCAGGGGGCAGGTTCTGGGGCCGCTGCGGCTCCGCGATCTGCGCCGAGACCGGTAGCGCCAGGGCGAGCGCCGAGAGCGTGACGATCATCGTCAACATCCGCATTGTCTTTCCTTCCATTCTCTCGGGGTGGGTTCCTTGCGTCACAACACTTCGACCGACCGATGGTTCCCGATGATGAAGGCTTCAGCGCGGAGCCGCCACCCGACAGCGTCATCTGGTTGAAGATGGAACGTTTCGGACAGGCGTTCATTCTTCCTGATCACCGCATTGGCGAGGGCGCTGCAACGCGAGGAGAGAATCATGAAAATCAGGGATTGCATGACGCAGGCCGTTCGGGTCGCCAGTCCGGACCAGACCTTGCGCGACGCGGCTCGGGCCATGGCCGATCTTGACGCCGGTGTTTTGCCCGTCGGCGAGAATGACCGGCTGGTCGGAATGATCACCGATCGCGACATTGCCGTTCGCGGCGTGGCGGAAGGCAAGGGGCCCGATACGAAGATCAGGGAAGTGATGAGCGCGGAGGTGAAATACTGCTTCGACGACCAGGAAGTGGACGATATCCTGCGCAACATGGGCGACCTCAAGCTGCGGCGGATGCCGGTCATCAGTCGCGAGCACCGGCTGGTCGGCATCATTTCGCTCGGCGATCTCGCCACCGCCGGCAATACTGAATGGGCTGGCGAGGCGCTTGGCGGCATTTCGCAGCCGGGCGGCGAGCATTCGCAGACCGCGCACTGACGGACCACGCCGGCGGCTCGAAATCGACCCGTCAGCGCCAGCCGAGGGCCGGCGCGACGAATTTGAGGATCGCCTCGATCACATGCGTATTGTAGGCGACGCCAAGCTGGTTGGGCACGGTGAGAAGCAGCGTGTCGGCCTCGGCGATCGCTTCGTCCGCCCTCAGCTGTTCTATGAGCACATCCGGCTCGGCCGCATAGGTGCGGCCGAAGACGGCACGCTTCTCGGGTTCGATATAGCCGAAATGATCCTCGTCCTCGCTGCCGCCGAAATAGGCGCGGTCCATGTCGTTGACCAGCGCGAAGATGCTGCGGCTCACCGAGACGCGCGGCTCGCGGCTGTGGCCGGCCTCCGCCCACGCCTTGCGGAAGGCGCGGATTTGCTCGGCCTGCTGGATATGGAGCGGCTGGCCGCTTTCGTCGAATTTGAGCGTCGAGCTCTGCAGGTTCATGCCCAACTTTGCCGCCCATTCCGCCGTGGCGTTGGTGGCCGCGCCCCACCAGATCCTGTCGCGCAGGCCCTCTGACAAAGGCTCCAGGCGCAGCAGGCCCGGCGGATTGGGGAACATCGGCCGCGGATTGGGTTGGGCAAAGCCATGGCCGCGCAGCACCTCGAGGAAGACCTCGGCGTGGCGCCTGGCCATGTCGGCATCGCTCTTGCCCTCCTCGGGCACGTAACCGAAATAGCGCCAGCCATCGATCACCTGCTCCGGCGAGCCGCGGCTGATGCCAAGCTGCAGCCGGCCGCCGGCGATGAGGTCGGCGGCGCCGGCGTCCTCGACCATGTAGAGCGGGTTCTCGTAGCGCATATCGATGACGGCGGTGCCGAGCTCGATGCGGCGCGTCCTGGCGCCGGCGGCGGCCAGCAGCGGAAAGGGCGAGGCGAGCTGGCGGGCGAAATGGTGGACGCGGAAATAGGCGCCGTCGGCGCCCAGCTCCTCGGCGGCGACGGCAAGGTCGATCGACTGGAGCAGCGCGTCGGCCGCCGAGCGCGTCCCCGACTGCGGCGACGGCGACCAATGTCCGAACGACAGAAAGCCAATTTTCTTCATGGGATTACCGGATGCGGGGTGGGCGGATTATGCGGGGTATGATGGCACATAGGCCTTCTGGCGGAGAGAGCGTCTTTCGATCATAGGCCTATAACATTGAAAATATTCATCTTTTTGCTGCGCAATTAGTTACACGGCCGGGCGACAGAGGTCACGGCTTCTATAAGCTCGCTGCTCCGAGTCCGTCCACCCGTTTTGAGCGGTATCCGAGGGTCGCGCGCGCAAGGAATGTCAGCATCGCCATTTCCTGCAAGCAGACATTGCGGGCACGAAGTTGGAGGTCGAGGTTGCGCGTATCCATTCCTATTTGCGTACGATCATATCATCCGGTTGATCCAGAAGCGGGCGCCCCTTCGCTGGATTTCCAGCCTAGGCCAGGTCATCTGTCCTGAACGGTCATGACGAGGCGACGCGGGACACCGCGCCACCTCGTCATTGCGACTCTCGCTGACGGTTCGAACTAGTCAACCCACTTGGCCGGTCCACGGAACTCGATCCCATAGCGGCTCGCGAGTTCCGCCACTTCGGTCATCTGATCAGGAATGGCCAGTTCGCGTGCGGCCGCCTCGACGAAGAACTCCTCCAGCCCGCCGGGCGTCAAAATCGTAAGGTTGCGGCCTGGCTCGGCACTCGCAACGCGGAACGTGTGTGGTACGCCGCAGGGTAGGAAGATCGACGCGCCCGCGGGCACCATCATGAACTGACCGTCGAGCCAGAATTCGTAGGTGCCCTCGATCACGTGGATCACTTCGTCCTCATTGTGGTGCACATGCACGGGCGGGCCGCCGCGCGAGGGCACGGTGGATTCGAAGACGCTGACTATGCCGCCGCTTTGGTATCTGCCGACATTGATCCTGTAGACCGTGTCCATCCATTTGACGGTGCGCGCTGCGCGCACCGAGCCTGGGGCGATGTCCATCGCGTTTCCCTTTCCATGTTCGGTCAACTAGGGTCGGTGCTGCAGCAACGTTTGCATTGTTAGAACAATGATCCGACTGGCGGAAATCGAATGATCGTATTCGGGATATTGGCGCCGTGAATTTGGCCGCGTTCGATCTCAATCTGTTGCGCGTTTTCGACGCCATGATGCTGGAGCGAAGTACGGTACGCGCCGGGGAACGGGTCGGCCTGTCGCAGCCGGCGGTCAGCTCGGCGCTCGGGCGCCTGCGCTCCATCCTCGGCGACGAGCTTTTCGTGCGCGACGGCAACCGCATGATGCCAACACCGCGCGCACTCCAGCTGAAGGAGCCGGTGCGCCAGGCATTGGTGCAAATCGAATTGGCTCTAACGGCAAACGCAACGTTCGATCCTCGGACGTCGACCCGGTCCTTCATGCTGATCGGATCGGACTATTTCTCGGCTTTGCTCATGCCGAAGCTGGCGGCAAAGGTGGCGCCCGTTGCGCCGTCGATCACCCTCCAGATGATAGATCACCCTTCGACAGACGTTTTCGGCCTGCTGAGCGACGACAGGGCCGACATCGCGTTGGACCGGGCACTGGAGACGCCGGAGTGGATCGTCAGCCACAAGCTGTTCCGTTCCTGGCTTGTTTGCATCGCCCGCCGTGGGCATCCGTTGCTGGGGCCAAAGGGCATCAAGCCTGGAGAGACCATTCCTGCCGACGTTTTCTGCGCCATCCCGCAGGTGTTGCGTTCGGCCGACGGGGCCAAGACTGGAACCATAGATCCTGCGCTCGAAAGGCTCGGCCTGTCACGCAAGGTCGCCATGACCGTTCCGCATTTCCAGGCCGTGGCGCTCGCCGTAGCAACGAGCGAGCTGCTCGGCAGCATCCCGGCTCACTTTGCGCGTCTGGTGGCCGAACGTCTCGATTTGGATATTTTCATACCACCGATGGAACCGCCGGCTATGGACGTCACAATGTACTGGCACCGCCGATTTGATCGCGACGCCGGGAACGCTTGGCTTCGTGAGCAACTGGTGGCTGTTGCTTCGTTTGATCCGTAGGCTTTTGTGCATTGGCATCTCAACGTCCGCCATCGTTGTTCCCTCAACCACAAGCGGACCTACTGCTCTCAGCCCAAACAGGACGCTGACCACCTCGACGTTAAGCGACGCGATGGCGGACCAAGCGGTCCTGACAGTTCGTTACACAGATCAACACTTTGACCTTGAAGTGCTTCTATGGCGAAGGTTCAAAGCAATCCGCTTTGCGCAGCATCTCGATCGTCGCGTGGCATTGCCCTCATAGTCAAAAGACGAGCCTATACCCTGACTAGAGCAAGGCGGCGATCCAAAGCAATGCGCTCTTCAGTCGGGAAGGCCAGCCTTGCGATAGCCTTCGACGAAGCGCTGGAGCACTTCCTCGTCGTCGAATGGCTGCGATGTTGCCCAATGCCTGATGCTGAAATGGGGATTGCTCATCATGAAGAATTCCGCTTCCTGACGGGCTT
Coding sequences:
- a CDS encoding cupin domain-containing protein; this encodes MDIAPGSVRAARTVKWMDTVYRINVGRYQSGGIVSVFESTVPSRGGPPVHVHHNEDEVIHVIEGTYEFWLDGQFMMVPAGASIFLPCGVPHTFRVASAEPGRNLTILTPGGLEEFFVEAAARELAIPDQMTEVAELASRYGIEFRGPAKWVD
- a CDS encoding LysR family transcriptional regulator encodes the protein MNLAAFDLNLLRVFDAMMLERSTVRAGERVGLSQPAVSSALGRLRSILGDELFVRDGNRMMPTPRALQLKEPVRQALVQIELALTANATFDPRTSTRSFMLIGSDYFSALLMPKLAAKVAPVAPSITLQMIDHPSTDVFGLLSDDRADIALDRALETPEWIVSHKLFRSWLVCIARRGHPLLGPKGIKPGETIPADVFCAIPQVLRSADGAKTGTIDPALERLGLSRKVAMTVPHFQAVALAVATSELLGSIPAHFARLVAERLDLDIFIPPMEPPAMDVTMYWHRRFDRDAGNAWLREQLVAVASFDP
- a CDS encoding LLM class flavin-dependent oxidoreductase, which encodes MKKIGFLSFGHWSPSPQSGTRSAADALLQSIDLAVAAEELGADGAYFRVHHFARQLASPFPLLAAAGARTRRIELGTAVIDMRYENPLYMVEDAGAADLIAGGRLQLGISRGSPEQVIDGWRYFGYVPEEGKSDADMARRHAEVFLEVLRGHGFAQPNPRPMFPNPPGLLRLEPLSEGLRDRIWWGAATNATAEWAAKLGMNLQSSTLKFDESGQPLHIQQAEQIRAFRKAWAEAGHSREPRVSVSRSIFALVNDMDRAYFGGSEDEDHFGYIEPEKRAVFGRTYAAEPDVLIEQLRADEAIAEADTLLLTVPNQLGVAYNTHVIEAILKFVAPALGWR
- a CDS encoding DUF3606 domain-containing protein, producing the protein MADDKTKTDNRDRSQVAGDEDYEVRHFAEEAGITPEQARTLIKRHGTDRKVLHEIAESIKGQ
- a CDS encoding RidA family protein, which gives rise to MPKQCFGTSHVPLSPAVRAGDFVYVSGQVPVGSDGMVVQGGIVEQTEQVLQNINAALALAGCTMDDVVKTTVWLEDARDFGTFNTVYARHFPKHPPARTTVESRLMIDIKIEVEAVAYRPL
- a CDS encoding CBS domain-containing protein, with product MKIRDCMTQAVRVASPDQTLRDAARAMADLDAGVLPVGENDRLVGMITDRDIAVRGVAEGKGPDTKIREVMSAEVKYCFDDQEVDDILRNMGDLKLRRMPVISREHRLVGIISLGDLATAGNTEWAGEALGGISQPGGEHSQTAH